Part of the Primulina huaijiensis isolate GDHJ02 chromosome 15, ASM1229523v2, whole genome shotgun sequence genome is shown below.
AGGATTCTTCAATTTGAGGGAAACAGATTGTGTATGGACGATTTTAGAGGATGTGGGCAGCATATTTAACAGGGAGAGATTGAAATGAGTAACATTACAAAACTTTAAGGTTTAATTTGGCGGTCCAAAATGAAGAAAGACGATTTCGAGAAAAACAACAAACAAGAGGAACCAAAATGCGTATAACCCGTTTAAAGTTTTTACTGATATGAACtaattataaatgtaataaGAAACGAACTGAAAATGTGGATATGAatttttcagaataataagtaaAAAAGAAATAGAACACGATCAACAATAACTTATTGTACTAAATCATTAAATttcgattattattattattattattattttaatttcgagCTCCATGTACTGATCAAATAACATGATAATAAtacaaattaagaaaaaattgcGCAGATTTGTGGCTAACATGAAATATGTTCTATATTTCAATAATTCCACCATCCATCCATCCAAAGACCAAATATGATGGGACGGAACttagaagaaaatatttaagaatctAGAATACATGCAGGTGTTTCAGCGGATTGGTGATGACAAAAAGAATTATATTGAAGCACTGAATATTTGACTGCTCGATGCACATGAAACAAAGTTAACGAAAATAAAAGTAGAAACTTCAATATAAGGAATCAGAGGATAACATAAAGTTCATATGAAGGAAAGGAAGAATAAGAAGTGATATCGAAACATCACTTCCTGGTATCGTACCAAATGACTATAGATCTGCGAAGAAATTGCTTGATGTCCTTAGATTCTGCGTTTTGCTGCTATTTTTCCTCTTCGTTCCTGCAAACGTGCATGAAACAGACTCTAAGAACCGAGTAAATGAATAGTAAAATGATGTATTCAAGATTCAAGAATGCATAAAGCCAATATCCAACAAAAATTGTCTAAGCTTCCATTTGCATTTGAATACAAATCTAAGTTGACCCGAAAACATTTGTAACAGTTCACCTTAAGTTGTCAGGGATAAAGTGAACTTGCCTGTTTAATACCAAATTTTTCATTATAATCTTCGACCAGCGAGTGTAAAAACTTGGTTATAGTAGGCAATCAATCATTTAAGATCATTCAACTATGTATCACAAGTGTATTCCGATAATCATCTTTAACGAATAAGCTCCACACAGccattgtattttttaaaaaaaattatgaaagacACCGGATTACCTTTAGAAGATTTCGGAATGCTATCCTCGATATCCATGCCATCACTATCGCTATCTGTACTAGCAGAATGATTCTGGGTGGTATTTCCAGACCCTTGCATCAAATCATCCAGATCCCACAGCTATTATTAACGGGAAAAAGTACATTAAGGACGTACATATCTAGACCAAGGTTACTTTAGAAACAATGTAGAAAGCATCAGCTAgagaaaaaaattgagaaatataGAACCTTTAACGTCTGATCATGCGATATGCTACCAAGATATTTTCTATCATGGGAAAACGCTGCAATGTCAATTAAACGACACATGAGTGATACTACAAGAAGCTAAATGTTATCAATTTGTTTTTATTGTAAATGTACTATCATCGTGCGATGATGATAATAATCCAATAAAATTAAAGTTTTCAAGTCTTCTCCAATTAAAAGGGTATATGAAAGTCATACCAAGCCGTTCCACGGGATACTCGGAATGTTCGGCGATTGGCTGAATCACTCTGTTGGGTAATATACCGATCAAACTAtacaaaattatgaataaaattGAATACAATGTCCAACCAATGATTAATTGAGAAAATTATCCCAAATATGGAGGAAAATTATCTCACCTAATAATTCCATTCTCGGAACCAGTTATTACTCTATCTTCATCAAGCTTAACCCAAAAATCATAAAGAAATGGAATTAAGTAGATTCCAGTCGGATAACCAACTTAAACTGCTTGTTCGAAATGGTACATCTAGTCCACTAGTATCATGAAAAATGAACTAACCTTCAGCAGGGCATCTACAGAGTTAGGAGAAAGATCTGTAAAACGGTCACTGGAAAATTAGAAGACATACCATCAGCATCAAACTCCACCACAAGCATTCAACGCTAACTAAAGGGTAAATTAAATTCATCTTGATTCCATATAAAGACAAACTTAATGACTTCTTTAGCTTCagtacaaaaaaaattcattccaGAATAAGATGAAACACCTGCAGTCCTTGAAAAATCCCCACGAGTACAACAGTAGAGTTCCAGTTTGTGTCCCACATACAACCTTTCGACCATTCTAGATATAAAAGGTAACAGAAGCGTATCTCAGAATAGCAAGCAACATATTTTCAAGTCTCTGACTGAAGACAGCAATTAATATCTATCCATAATATACCACTTTTCAATCTAAAAAATGGCCAAGAGCATGGAGTAGACACAAAATCTAGATTGTCAGTTACATACCAAGAATAAAGCATGATAGACAACGGATTAATATTATAGAAGATAACCAAATTGTGTAAAACACAATaatctttataaaaataaaataaaggaaGTGCGGACGTATTTGAACAGGATTTCCCTCCTGTTGGAGTGGGAAGTGTTCAAATACCAATAAAATACCGGTAGGACAAATGTACCAATTTTTTAGATTCATCATGCTACAAAGGTAAAAAACAACTGGAagcaaaaaaaatcagaaaggAAACAACAGAGAATTATGTCACCTAATGAACCAGAAAATAGTAGATTACACTGACACCTTTATAAAAAAACACCTGAACCCAACCTTCGTACTAACATAAGAAATCAAAGCAAGTATTATTATTGCATATGAGAAGATCTCTTTATATGCAATCTGGACAATTTATTTGAGCACTTTCGGTAGTTGAATCCAACCTTCACAATCACAACAGAAAGCAGTTCATCCTCAGAGAACTCTGATCTTGTTTGAACCTGCGGTATAGTAAATccaaaaaagaaattatttatcACATGGAATAAGTTGGCAAACGTTCTAGGCCAATATGCATTACAAGATCAAACACAAAACAACAGATAAGTTTACCTTGTTGCTTCTTAAATTGCAAACTGATAGTGTGCCATCTCCACTGAGGCAAAGAAAGCATGACTAATGAGCATGTTTTATTGAAATCACTGTCGTTAGTGAAAAGAATATATTGCCTAAGACGAGTTGAATATGCCTCAAAAAATGTGTTGAATTAATATTTCCCCTTTAACAAGTGATTGAACTTTTGCAACATTACTAGAGTTAAAGATctgaattaaaagaaaaatcaccGCATCATGGTATCATGGTAAAATTATAGCCAAATCATAAAATGTGAGTGATACAGTCTCAAAGACAACTTTTCAAAACAGCTGCAACATGTGAGCTGCTAACAGAAAGATTGGCTACTCTAATCTGCACAAAGCACAAAAGAAATCTACCCACAAGATTATCTGTTATTAAAATAAGAATATGAGTTATAGATCACTGAAAATTGAGGACCACAAAAAACCACATGCATCCATCCAATTTGTAGCCATATGACCATATCCATTTATCGGTCCATTAGTCACCTCCAAAACAGATATCATGCAAGGCAAGAGATTGAGGCAACCAACCAGGAAAAACCATGACATGTCACACAAATAAAATGTCACACAAATAAAATGAACACGCATAATGACAAAAGAAGAAGAGTGAGGGACAGAAGACAACCTCGTTCCTAGTAATTTCATTGAATCAGATGTATACGTCATATCAGAAATGTATTCTTCATGAACATGGAAAGAGTTGCAGCAAGAACGTTGCCTGGTGTCCCATACCTGTTTACAGATGAAAGTGAGGATCTTAACAACAAAATAAAGGACCAAGAACTTCTAATTCCTGTCGAAGACTTGATAATGCCTCACTTTAACTTCAAAGTTCAGTTTCTCATATCCATAACTCATTGATAAAAACACAAAAGAATTTATAATGAACAATCATTAAACGATAAATGATGACATGTATATGCCCCAGTTGCTAGAACAATACAGAAAGTTATGGTGAACGGGAAACAAATGAAGGAAACAGATGGAAATGAATTTCCATAGCTAATATATCATCCAGTTCATGCTAGCCAGAATGTGACTTCAGAAATAAGACCATAAAAACATAGGGTTTTCATAAGAACCTTAATTAACCGAATGCATAACTATGCTGGTCTTTTTAAAGATCTACCATAATGCATTAGCACTGATAGATAATTCACTGAGACagataattttttaaacttgGCTGTCAGAATTACTTTTGCTATAAAAGGCCAAAAAAGCCCAAAAATAACATCTGGGCGATAACAGTAAATAGTAAAAAGCTTTTCTCTGCAGAGTACTTTCATAGAACATCAAGTTGAAGTTTCAACAACATGAACTCACCTTCACACAACCTTCATCATCTCCAGATGCAACGGTGGACTCAGTCAAGTTAACTATTCGATTTACAGCAGCCCTGCAAGAGTATTAAACACATCACCGCCTTAAACATAAAAAGTGGGTAATGACCCTTAAACAATAGTTCAGTTTTTGGCAATGGATTTTCATGATACAACCCACCCATGAGAATTTTCTAGGCGAGTAATGGGTGAACCCGTTTCAGTATCACTGGCAAGAATGGAACAATCTGGAGAACCTGTGACGATAGCtggaaaaaacaaaacaaaaacatcaCGGTGTTGCTCCAAATTCGTCCCTTGATAAATAAATACACCAAATTTCTGGAATAAAATTGCTAAAAATAAACTACCACGCCCTTCATTAACAAAACGAACAGCTCTACATGATTCAGTATGAGCATTGATTTCCAACAGCCTAATAAGCAATAACACCAGCCTCAAAATTACAACTTGGTGAAAAAATTATCAGGATAAAAAGATGTTTACACAAAGCAGATTGCAGAACGTTAATTTTTACCTTACTGGAGGAGATTCGGCTGCGTAACGATACCTGAAATGAAAATTTAAGCAAATTCATTGGCAGCAgcacaacataattaaaaatcacCGGAGGAATGGAATTGAACTCACAAAAGGAGGTGGCCGGTGATGAGACCGGCGGCTAATACGTCATTCGACGTATGAAAATCCACGTCAAACGGAAGTTTTTCCAGATCAATCTCCATTTAATTGTTGAAGACGATAACAATTTTTGCGTATGATTGCACAAATCGTTTGCGGAGTCTGAAACCCTAAAGAGGTTTAACtggttttttatttgtttgttcCTTTCTAAAGGTTTAGCTGTTTTCCTTTAAATTgtctaaaaaaaatgaagaaataaaggaaaattttaaaaattgcattttgaattttttttaaagagtatGTCTATTATGATAGGCAATGGATCTGATCCATatttgtgattttaaaaaaatacttttaatattaaaaataatatttatttataagtagATCGGATCAGACATTcctctcacaaaattgattatgACATCatctcacatgaatttttatgttttttaaaatataataattatgtaagatttattttataattcatattaatcttaatttatatgagaaatattatataaacaaaGAGTACACATTGGTATATGattaggtctcttgtaagaTGGTCTcgcgaatctttatatgtgagacggatcaatcctaccgatattcacagtaaaaagtaatattttttcctggatgatccaaataagagatccgtctcacaaaatacgactcgtgagaccgtctcacacaagtttttaccttagTATATTACCTTAGAAATTgagaataattaaattaatcgaTTCAATTTGATCATTAGTGTAGAAGAACTTTAAATAatagttaaataattttcaGTAAGTTAgaatgattgattttttttatatttcgtTTTTTTTCCAAATGACATTTTAGCCacttattttatgaaatttatataatcaagaaaaatatgttaaaaGTGTTTTATAGTTGTCCCAAAAACATAATTACTTTTTAATGTAACACTCGCATCAAAAAGTTTTTCGTGCATtccgaattatatatatattccatgaatatatttttagaaataGGAGATAATACATCTGATACAGAAAAAGTAAGTTTGTCACAGGAACTTAGTTACTTCAGGATCAATGATAATATAAATGACCAACAAACTTTTTCTGTATCAGATGGATTAGCTTCCATGGATTTGATCCAAGTTGAGTATTTANNNNNNNNNNNNNNNNNNNNNNNNNNNNNNNNNNNNNNNNNNNNNNNNNNNNNNNNNNNNNNNNNNNNNNNNNNNNNNNNNNNNNNNNNNNNNNNNNNNNNNNNNNNNNNNNNNNNNNNNNNNNNNNNNNNNNNNNNNNNNNNNNNNNNNNNNNNNNNNNNNNNNNNNNNNNNNNNNATGAAAATCCACGTCAAACGGAAGTTTTTCCAGATCAATCTCCATTTAATTGTTGAAGACGATAACAATTTTTGCGTATGATTGCACAAATCGTTTGCGGAGTCTGAAACCCTAAAGAGGTTTAACtggttttttatttgtttgttcCTTTCTAAAGGTTTAGCTGTTTTCCTTTAAATTgtctaaaaaaaatgaagaaataaaggaaaattttaaaaattgcattttgaattttttttaaagagtatGTCTATTATGATAGGCAATGGATCTGATCCATatttgtgattttaaaaaaatacttttaatattaaaaataatatttatttataagtagATCGGATCAGACATTcctctcacaaaattgattatgaaatcatctcacatgaatttttatgttttttaaaatataataattatgtaagatttattttataattcatattaatcttaatttatatgagaaatattatataaacaaaGAGTACACATTGGTATATGattaggtctcttgtaagatagtatcacgaatctttatatgtgagacggatcaaccctatcgatattcacagtaaaaagtaatattattagcataaaaagtaatattttttcatggatgatccaaataagagatccgtctcacaaaatacgactcgtgagaccgtctcacacaagtttttgccttagtATATTACCTTAGAAATTgagaataattaaattaatcgaTTCAATTTGATCATTAGTGTAGAAGAACTTTAAATAatagttaaataattttcaGTAAGTTAGAATGATGATGAATAGGAGGTCGAGCTTTGTCGAACGCTCTTTTTTGGGGCTTTGGACTTGGATGGACCCCCCGAGCTCATCAAATCCAACCTAATTTTAACATCGTGAGATCTTGATACCAACAAAGTCTTATCAGATCAGTTGTAAACTCCAAGAATTGTTACCACGTAATCCTCCACTTTAGCGTTTTTTACAAGAGCGAGAGTCGGAAGAACAACAATCCTCAGCTTTTCAGCCAAGTATTGACTTTTCTCAGCATTAAGTTTTATGAAACGTGTCTCAATATGTTGCTTTGCCAATATACCCAAGTGCTTGTCCATGACCTGGGAAGAAGGTACGTATCTAtcagaaattaattaatttcttagcTCAAGACATTTTGCAGGTAATATACAGAAACAAGATTGATACTTTACATTCCGTTTTATCATACCAAAACATCATACCAAGAGCGAAAAATAGTTACCAGACTAGTGAACATTGTTCCTAGGACATGACCGTGAAACTCACTTAATTAATATGACATGGTTTCACTATTTAACAGATCTTAATAGCTAAATACACTCAAAAAGATGCATGAGTACACATGAACAGATCGTCAGGATCAGTCTGTGCCAAGAAACATTGTTAAGAAAAGAATAATTATGCTCCACAAGGAAGTGTGCCAAACACATAAGCAACATACACAAGCAACTGGTGAACTAAACACTCAATATCACAGCGAGGAAAAAACTGCTTGTCACTGATAGTTTTCAAAGCAGACAGTCCTCTAGCCGCAAACCTACTGAACTTGAAATATATTAATCATGATGCAGAGTTTACAGCCTTGAATTTCTACAACAAAAGtgcatttccatggacttttgTTATACTTGCTATGTTTTCTGCCATTGGTGCAGAGTTTACAGCCTTGAATTTCTATAACAAAAGTGAATTTCTACTGAACTtgaaatatataacaaaaatgtCGTGAATATGAAATTCATCATAACTTCGTTCTACCTGCTGAATCGGATTATCCATGGACGATTTGACGGTCTCTGGACAAGTGATTTGAGAGGgaatatttcaaaatgaaaataaagTGAGAGAATGAATACATGCAGCTGAAGTTCAAGATTTGAGGAGCTTATTGGGTCGAATATTTATTGGATTACAGAATCGGTCCATTTTAACGAAATCCACGcccaaaaaaataatcaagTTTGTGTTTGTGTTGGCAAAAcatattctttaattaatttcaacacaaaatgaaattttcattcgatatcaagaaaataattaaaattagttttgcttccaactttttttaaacaaaatttgaaaataataaatgtaTTAATCATTTCCCTTTTTTGATTGATCAATCATTTAGAAAAGCTCCACCCGTGTCTTTCTCCTGCACCAATGGCAGAAAACATAGCTCTCCCGCTTCTCCTCCCAAACCCACCACCGCCAAAACCCTTCTTCAACGACTCCCACCCCCACTCCTCCGCCGTCGTACGAGGACCCCCTCCGCAGACGTTGACTCCTCTTCTCACAGAATTGCTCCACCAGAATCCATCAACCTCCTCCACTTCCCCCGTACCACCTAATTCTCTGAACCTGCCTTCCTCCGTCCCCAGACCACGATATCGCATTGGCAAGCACCGCGACGCGAACAAGGGAAAACCCTGGTTCCTCCACCACCACCTCTCCCATCAAGGTGAGCTTACACTTCGATCCCTTACTGACCATGAATTCAACATTCAAAACCTTGACCAGGTGTTAGTTACTTTGCTTGATTCCCATACGCGACAGAATGGATTTTCGGAAGTGTTTATGGGAGATTTTTCGTCTGATGTTTTGTGTATAATTAAGGCACTTGGGTACCATAGAAAATGTGACCTGGCTTTAAGTGTGTTTGTGTGGATTAAGAAACGTTGTGATTCGAAAGATTTAATAAAAGGGTCTGTTGTGGCTGTGATCATTAGTATGTTAGGCAAAGAAGGTCGGGTTTTGGAAGCGGCTTCTTTGCTTTATGAATTGCAGAAAGATGGATTTGGAATCGATGTTTATGCTTATACATCTATGATATCAGTTTATGCAAGGAATGGTAGGTACAGGGAAGCTGTGatgattttcaagaaaatggagGAGGAAGGGTGCAAACCTACTCTAATCACATATAATGTGATTTTGAATGTATATGGGAAAATGGGCATGCCTTGGAATAAGATCGTGACAGTTTTTGAAGGAATGAAGAGTTCGGGTGTTGTTCCTGATTCTTATACGTACAACACTGTCATAAGTTGTTGTAGACGGGGATCTTTGTACGAGGAAGCAAAAGGGACTTTTGAAGAGATGAAATTGGCTGGATTTGTGCCAGATCAAGTTACATATAATACACTACTTGATGTTTATGGTAAGTCCAGGAGACCCAAGGACGCAGTGGAAATTTTGAGGGAGATGGAGTTTAATGGGTTTTCCCCAAGCATTGTGACGTACAATTCTCTCATTTCTGCTTATTCCAGGTACGGTTTGTTGGAGGAGGCTATAGAGCTAAAAGCTCAGATGCTCGAGAAAGGGATTATGCCAGATGTGTTCACATATACTACTTTATTGTCAGGATTTGAGAAGGCAGGGAAGGATGAGTCGGCATTTAGGGTGTTTGAGGAGATGCGGAGTTCAGGTTGTAAGCCAAATATATGCACTTTCAATGCACTGATTAAAATGTATGGAAACCGAGGAAAATTTACGGAAATGATGAAGATATTTGATGATATAAAGGAGTGTGGATGTACCGCGGATATTGTTACGTGGAACACCCTTTTGGCTGTGTTTGGGCAGAATGGGATGGATACCGAAGTGTCGGGTGTGTTCAAAGAAATGAAAAGATCGGGTTTTGTGGCGGAGAGGGACACTTTTAACACCTTGATCAGTGCTTATAGTAGGTGTGGATTCTTCGACCAGTCCATGGCCATCTACAAGCGAATGTTAGAAGCAGGGGTAGCTCCTGATCTTTCCACTTATAATGCCGTTTTGGCAGCTCTGGCTCGGGGAGGACTGTGGAAACAATCTGAAAAGGTCTTTGCTGAAATGAAAGATAGGCAGTGCAAACCTAATGAGCTGACTTATTGTTCTTTGCTGCATGCTTACTCTAATGGGAAAGAAATTGAGAAGGTACATAATCTTGCCAAAGACATATGTTTGGGTGCAATTGAACCTCATGCTGTGCTCTTGAAAACACTCGTTCTAGTATATAGCAAGAGTGACCTGTTGAAGGAAACTGAACAAGCTTTTCTAGAGCTTAGAAACAGAGGTTTTTCTCCAGATATCACCACATTAAATTCCATGGTTTCCATATATGGCAGAAGACAAATGATTGATAAGGCCAACAGAATTTTGAGCTTTCTGGAGACAAGAGGGTTCACACATAGTTTGACAACTTACAACAGCTTGATGTACATGTATAGTCGATCCGTAAATTTTGTGAAATCTGAAGAAATACTAAGGGATATGTTGTCAAAAGGAATGAAACCGGATATCATTTCATACAATACGGTAATATATGCATATTGCAGGAATGGGAGAATGAGAGATGCATCACGGGTTTTTCTTGAAATGAGGAAATCTGATCTCATCCCCGATGTTATCACATACAATACTTTTGTTTCAAGTTATGCAGGCGAGGCAATGTTTGTCGAGGCCATCAATGTGATCCGGTATATGATCAAGCAGAAGTGCAAACCAAATGAGAG
Proteins encoded:
- the LOC140959782 gene encoding uncharacterized protein; amino-acid sequence: MAENIALPLLLPNPPPPKPFFNDSHPHSSAVVRGPPPQTLTPLLTELLHQNPSTSSTSPVPPNSLNLPSSVPRPRYRIGKHRDANKGKPWFLHHHLSHQGELTLRSLTDHEFNIQNLDQVLVTLLDSHTRQNGFSEVFMGDFSSDVLCIIKALGYHRKCDLALSVFVWIKKRCDSKDLIKGSVVAVIISMLGKEGRVLEAASLLYELQKDGFGIDVYAYTSMISVYARNGRYREAVMIFKKMEEEGCKPTLITYNVILNVYGKMGMPWNKIVTVFEGMKSSGVVPDSYTYNTVISCCRRGSLYEEAKGTFEEMKLAGFVPDQVTYNTLLDVYGKSRRPKDAVEILREMEFNGFSPSIVTYNSLISAYSRYGLLEEAIELKAQMLEKGIMPDVFTYTTLLSGFEKAGKDESAFRVFEEMRSSGCKPNICTFNALIKMYGNRGKFTEMMKIFDDIKECGCTADIVTWNTLLAVFGQNGMDTEVSGVFKEMKRSGFVAERDTFNTLISAYSRCGFFDQSMAIYKRMLEAGVAPDLSTYNAVLAALARGGLWKQSEKVFAEMKDRQCKPNELTYCSLLHAYSNGKEIEKVHNLAKDICLGAIEPHAVLLKTLVLVYSKSDLLKETEQAFLELRNRGFSPDITTLNSMVSIYGRRQMIDKANRILSFLETRGFTHSLTTYNSLMYMYSRSVNFVKSEEILRDMLSKGMKPDIISYNTVIYAYCRNGRMRDASRVFLEMRKSDLIPDVITYNTFVSSYAGEAMFVEAINVIRYMIKQKCKPNESTYNSIVDWYCKLSRRDEAINFVSNLRALNPHVSTEEEFRLSERLKMK
- the LOC140958212 gene encoding WD repeat-containing protein 55, with product MEIDLEKLPFDVDFHTSNDVLAAGLITGHLLLYRYAAESPPVRLLEINAHTESCRAVRFVNEGRAIVTGSPDCSILASDTETGSPITRLENSHGAAVNRIVNLTESTVASGDDEGCVKVWDTRQRSCCNSFHVHEEYISDMTYTSDSMKLLGTSGDGTLSVCNLRSNKVQTRSEFSEDELLSVVIVKNGRKVVCGTQTGTLLLYSWGFFKDCSDRFTDLSPNSVDALLKLDEDRVITGSENGIISLIGILPNRVIQPIAEHSEYPVERLAFSHDRKYLGSISHDQTLKLWDLDDLMQGSGNTTQNHSASTDSDSDGMDIEDSIPKSSKGTKRKNSSKTQNLRTSSNFFADL